One Methylosinus sp. C49 DNA segment encodes these proteins:
- a CDS encoding MarC family protein: MDLDYLVSAFVTLLVVVEPLGLAPVFVAATSGLEARTKRIIAFRASVYALAILAGSALIGQRLLAAMGISIPAFRIAGGFLLFSIASEMVFGVRIQRDSKAAEKALAEHVHNIAAYPLAIPLMAGPGAITATVLLAGDAHGDVPLIASLIAVIAAIMAICLIFCLIAGEVAQFFGTAANVVLTRLLGVLLAALAVQFVADGVRAFLQG; this comes from the coding sequence ATGGATCTCGACTATCTCGTCTCGGCCTTTGTGACGCTGCTCGTCGTCGTGGAGCCGCTCGGCCTCGCGCCGGTCTTCGTCGCCGCGACATCGGGGCTCGAGGCGCGGACGAAGCGCATCATCGCCTTTCGCGCCAGCGTCTATGCGCTCGCAATTCTGGCGGGATCGGCGCTGATCGGCCAGCGGCTGCTCGCGGCGATGGGCATCTCCATCCCGGCGTTCCGCATCGCCGGGGGATTTCTGCTGTTCTCGATCGCCTCGGAAATGGTGTTCGGCGTGCGCATTCAGCGCGACTCCAAGGCGGCGGAAAAGGCCCTCGCCGAGCATGTGCACAATATCGCCGCCTATCCGCTGGCCATACCGCTGATGGCCGGCCCCGGCGCCATCACCGCGACCGTGCTGCTCGCCGGCGACGCGCATGGCGACGTGCCGCTCATCGCGAGCCTGATCGCGGTGATCGCCGCGATAATGGCGATTTGTCTGATCTTCTGCCTGATCGCGGGAGAGGTGGCGCAATTCTTCGGCACGGCGGCCAATGTCGTGCTGACGCGATTGCTGGGCGTTCTGCTCGCCGCCCTCGCCGTGCAATTCGTGGCCGATGGCGTGCGGGCGTTTCTGCAAGGGTGA
- a CDS encoding cytochrome c1 encodes MKSIIMAAALASAAGVAVAEEGGAHSQPKPPRQEWSFAGAFGHYENAQLRRGYKVYREVCSSCHSISRLAFRNFAEKGGPEISEAEAKALAESYKIKDGPNDAGDYFERPGRLSDRVPPPFPNEQAARAALNGAYPPDMSVLAKARGYSRGFPLFLADALPGFSYQEHGVDYIVALLTGYVDAPQGVELAPGQYYNLYMPGRRTGMPPPLSDGAVTYDDGTPQTTAQYAKDVSAFLMWAAEPHLEERKSIGLKVVGFLIVLSFLVYFTKRKIWANVHH; translated from the coding sequence ATGAAATCGATCATTATGGCGGCGGCCCTGGCCAGCGCGGCGGGCGTCGCTGTGGCCGAGGAGGGCGGCGCGCATTCGCAGCCCAAGCCGCCGCGGCAGGAATGGAGCTTCGCCGGCGCCTTCGGCCATTACGAAAATGCGCAGCTGCGCCGCGGCTACAAGGTCTATAGGGAGGTCTGCTCGAGCTGCCACTCGATCTCGCGCCTCGCCTTCCGCAATTTCGCCGAGAAGGGCGGGCCGGAGATCTCCGAGGCGGAGGCCAAGGCGCTGGCCGAGAGCTATAAGATCAAGGACGGCCCCAACGACGCCGGCGATTATTTCGAGCGTCCCGGCCGGCTCAGCGACCGCGTGCCGCCGCCCTTCCCCAATGAGCAGGCGGCGCGGGCGGCGCTCAACGGCGCCTATCCGCCGGACATGTCGGTTCTCGCCAAGGCGCGCGGCTATTCGCGCGGCTTCCCGCTGTTCCTCGCCGACGCTTTGCCCGGCTTCTCCTATCAGGAGCATGGCGTCGATTATATCGTCGCTCTGCTCACCGGCTATGTGGATGCGCCGCAGGGCGTCGAGCTGGCGCCTGGCCAATATTACAACCTCTACATGCCCGGCCGCCGCACCGGCATGCCGCCGCCGCTCTCGGACGGCGCCGTGACCTATGATGACGGAACGCCGCAGACGACGGCCCAATATGCGAAGGATGTGAGCGCTTTCCTGATGTGGGCCGCCGAGCCGCATCTCGAGGAGCGCAAGTCGATCGGCCTGAAGGTGGTCGGCTTCCTGATCGTTCTGTCCTTCCTGGTGTATTTCACCAAGCGCAAGATCTGGGCGAACGTCCACCATTGA